The Pseudomonas berkeleyensis genome includes a region encoding these proteins:
- a CDS encoding substrate-binding periplasmic protein, giving the protein MLASLALSALLAALISVPAQAELQKVRIGTGDWAPYIDQERPDGGALGRLVSAVFADVGYAVEYIFHPWDRNVLMLQQGHLNAIMPYSCTPSRLNYGVCSDPMVRGEIVLFYRRDHAFDWTTVDDLLNYRIGTTLGYSYGPAFDAAMQAGRLNVEQSGKEDTSFRLLELGRIDLHPQDRAVGYAMLRRLFPKDSGNIVHHPRQLNTEPLRLMFRKDDAEGAELLQQFNVSLRRFAERGDLQRLQQALNTGNADEWRPSAPAQAVLD; this is encoded by the coding sequence ATGCTCGCCTCTCTGGCGCTGTCTGCGTTGTTGGCCGCCCTGATCTCGGTGCCGGCTCAGGCCGAACTGCAGAAAGTGCGTATCGGCACTGGCGACTGGGCGCCCTATATCGATCAGGAGCGCCCTGATGGCGGCGCTTTGGGGCGTCTGGTCAGTGCCGTATTCGCTGATGTCGGCTACGCCGTCGAATACATCTTCCATCCCTGGGATCGCAACGTATTGATGCTGCAGCAGGGGCATTTGAACGCGATCATGCCCTACAGCTGTACGCCCAGTCGGCTCAACTACGGTGTCTGCAGCGACCCGATGGTGCGTGGAGAGATCGTGCTGTTCTATCGCCGTGACCATGCCTTCGACTGGACGACCGTCGATGATCTGCTGAATTACCGCATCGGTACGACTCTGGGCTATTCCTACGGCCCGGCATTCGACGCGGCCATGCAGGCCGGGCGCTTGAACGTGGAGCAGAGCGGCAAGGAAGACACCAGCTTCCGACTGCTGGAGCTGGGGCGTATCGACCTGCACCCGCAGGATCGTGCGGTTGGCTACGCAATGCTGCGTCGTCTGTTTCCCAAGGATAGCGGCAACATCGTCCACCATCCCCGTCAGTTGAATACCGAGCCGCTGCGCCTGATGTTCCGCAAGGACGACGCCGAGGGCGCCGAGTTGTTGCAGCAGTTCAACGTCAGCCTGCGCCGCTTCGCCGAGCGCGGTGATCTGCAGCGTTTGCAGCAGGCACTCAACACTGGCAACGCCGATGAGTGGCGACCCAGTGCGCCGGCTCAGGCGGTGCTGGATTGA
- a CDS encoding YehS family protein, whose amino-acid sequence MTNNDVLRSLRYLLNISDARLASLCELADYPVAPSLISACLLPEDDAGYQSCNDVLLAHVLEGLVFYKRGKDESRPPMPVAKRLSNNIVLKKLRVAFELRDDDIQAILQLADLPMTKAELGALFRAPGHKHYRECGDQILRNFLRGLTLRERGCAA is encoded by the coding sequence ATGACCAATAACGATGTGCTGCGTAGCCTGCGCTACCTGCTGAATATCAGCGACGCCAGGCTGGCATCGCTGTGCGAGCTGGCGGACTACCCCGTAGCACCGAGTCTGATTTCCGCTTGTCTGTTGCCAGAGGACGATGCCGGCTATCAATCCTGCAACGATGTGCTGCTGGCGCATGTGCTCGAGGGGCTGGTGTTCTACAAGCGCGGCAAGGATGAAAGCCGGCCGCCTATGCCGGTGGCCAAGCGCCTGAGCAACAACATCGTGCTGAAGAAGCTGCGGGTGGCTTTCGAGCTGCGCGATGACGATATCCAGGCCATTCTGCAATTGGCTGACTTGCCGATGACCAAGGCCGAACTCGGCGCATTGTTCCGCGCGCCGGGGCACAAGCACTACCGGGAGTGCGGCGACCAGATTCTGCGCAATTTCCTGCGTGGGCTGACGCTGCGCGAGCGCGGTTGCGCTGCATAG
- a CDS encoding SufE family protein: protein MTENIPPAAQDALKAFSNCPGWEQRARLLMQWGERLEPLSDEERREDNRVHGCESLVWLLAEQRDGKWHFRATSDARLLRGLLAVLLVRVEGLNGEELSELDLVDWFHQLGLQRQLSPSRSNGLNAVLQRMRELAS, encoded by the coding sequence GTGACGGAAAACATACCACCCGCCGCCCAGGACGCACTGAAGGCCTTCAGCAACTGCCCCGGCTGGGAGCAACGTGCGCGCTTGCTGATGCAATGGGGCGAGCGCCTCGAACCGCTCAGCGATGAAGAACGCCGGGAAGACAATCGCGTGCACGGCTGCGAAAGCCTGGTCTGGCTGCTAGCCGAACAACGCGATGGCAAGTGGCACTTTCGCGCGACCAGTGACGCTCGCCTGCTGCGCGGCCTGCTCGCCGTGCTGCTGGTACGTGTCGAAGGCTTGAACGGGGAAGAACTGAGCGAGCTCGACCTGGTCGACTGGTTCCACCAGTTGGGCCTGCAACGTCAACTCTCGCCTTCGCGCAGCAATGGCCTCAATGCCGTGCTGCAACGCATGCGCGAGCTCGCCAGCTAG
- a CDS encoding aminotransferase class V-fold PLP-dependent enzyme, with translation MSLISPWRADFPGILALEAEGQTYLDSAATAQKPQAVLDALLAYLAGGVANVHRAQHLPGERATRAFETTRSKATQWLNAASANEILFTRGSTESLNLLAYGLQHLLSPGEQIVISALEHHANLLPWQQLAKRLDLELVVLPLNDAGDIDLSAAARLISPRTRLLAASQLSNVIGRWQPLAELLALARAQGAITVVDGAQGAVHGRHDLQALGCDFYVCSSHKLYGPDGVGLLYGRSDALSRLQHWQFGGEMVLDADYQDARFRPAPLGFEAGTPAVSAVIALGAALDWLNNLDHAAVAAHETALHGELLAGLASRQGVRLVGEPRLALACFHVDGVHNADLAHLLSEQGIAVRAGHHCAMPLMKGLGLSGAIRVSLGLYNDGDDLQRFFSALDSALELLR, from the coding sequence ATGTCACTGATCTCCCCCTGGCGCGCCGACTTCCCCGGCATTCTCGCCCTCGAGGCCGAAGGCCAGACCTATCTGGACAGCGCCGCCACCGCGCAAAAACCGCAGGCGGTGCTGGACGCCCTGCTCGCCTACCTGGCTGGTGGCGTAGCCAACGTGCACCGCGCTCAGCACCTGCCAGGCGAACGCGCCACACGTGCTTTCGAGACCACGCGGAGCAAAGCCACACAATGGCTGAATGCCGCTAGCGCCAATGAAATCCTCTTCACCCGCGGCAGCACCGAGTCGCTCAACCTGCTTGCCTACGGCCTGCAGCACCTCCTGTCGCCTGGCGAGCAGATCGTCATCAGCGCCCTGGAGCACCACGCCAACCTGCTGCCCTGGCAGCAACTGGCCAAGCGCCTCGACCTTGAACTGGTGGTGTTGCCGCTGAACGATGCAGGCGATATCGACCTGAGCGCAGCCGCCAGGCTGATCAGCCCACGCACTCGCCTGCTGGCGGCCTCGCAACTGTCCAACGTGATTGGCCGCTGGCAGCCGCTGGCAGAGTTGCTGGCCCTGGCCCGCGCGCAAGGCGCCATCACCGTGGTCGACGGTGCCCAAGGCGCCGTGCATGGCCGCCACGACTTGCAGGCGCTGGGCTGCGACTTCTACGTCTGCTCGTCGCACAAACTCTATGGCCCGGACGGGGTCGGCCTGCTCTACGGCCGCAGCGATGCCCTGAGCAGGCTCCAGCACTGGCAGTTCGGCGGTGAAATGGTGCTGGACGCCGATTACCAGGATGCGCGTTTTCGCCCTGCGCCCCTGGGTTTCGAGGCCGGCACACCAGCGGTCTCGGCGGTCATCGCCCTGGGCGCGGCGCTGGACTGGCTGAACAACCTGGATCACGCCGCCGTAGCCGCTCATGAAACAGCACTGCACGGAGAACTGCTGGCAGGTCTCGCCAGCCGCCAGGGTGTGCGCCTGGTGGGTGAGCCTCGACTGGCCCTTGCCTGCTTTCATGTCGATGGCGTGCATAACGCCGACCTGGCTCACCTGCTCAGTGAACAGGGCATCGCCGTGCGCGCCGGGCACCACTGCGCCATGCCGCTGATGAAAGGCCTGGGCCTGAGTGGGGCGATTCGTGTTTCGCTGGGCCTGTACAACGATGGCGACGACCTGCAGCGATTCTTCAGCGCACTGGATAGCGCCCTGGAGCTTCTGCGGTGA